From Parasteatoda tepidariorum isolate YZ-2023 chromosome 1, CAS_Ptep_4.0, whole genome shotgun sequence, one genomic window encodes:
- the LOC107437187 gene encoding uncharacterized protein, with protein sequence MKCHLTERWVEKLPTILLGLRVTFRPDLKATPCELVYGKTVRLRGEFFTASDDPVDESSFAKRLKEYTRSLRPTQTRLQTGQTFIPQDLSTCSHVFLRYDAVRASLRPIYDGPYLVLSKTEKVFRILKENKETVVSIDRLKPAFLLSGEPPQSNTPAADIEHQPPQSNTPAADIENQPPTKTCRSGRRVRTPVRFS encoded by the coding sequence ATGAAATGTCACTTGACGGAACGTTGGGTGGAGAAACTTCCCACTATACTACTCGGTCTTCGAGTAACATTTAGACCGGACTTAAAAGCAACTCCTTGTGAGTTGGTATACGGCAAAACGGTACGACTGCGAGGAGAATTCTTTACAGCTTCTGATGACCCCGTGGACGAGTCTTCGTTCGCCAAAAGACTGAAAGAATACACGCGCAGCCTGCGCCCGACACAAACAAGACTACAGACAGGTCAGACTTTCATTCCTCAAGACTTGTCTACTTGCAGCCACGTCTTCTTGAGATATGATGCTGTCCGAGCATCACTTCGCCCAATCTACGACGGACCCTATCTGGTTCTCAGTAAAACAGAGAAAGTCTTCAGGATACTGAAAGAGAACAAGGAAACGGTTGTTTCCATAGACAGACTCAAACCAGCCTTTTTGTTGTCAGGGGAGCCACCTCAGTCAAATACCCCGGCAGCGGACATTGAGCACCAGCCCCCTCAGTCAAATACCCCGGCAGCGGACATTGAAAACCAGCCACCGACCAAAACATGCAGGTCTGGTAGAAGAGTTAGGACCCCAGTCCGTTTTTCCTAG
- the LOC139426675 gene encoding uncharacterized protein, with protein MFALLPGERVRISAVFETTEVDLAGPLVLRNCDKVWIAIFTCAVHRAVHFELVSDISTQSFPLALRRFLSRQGRVKSIYSDNGTNNELKSIDWDVIIAHSDLRKISWHFNPPTAAWWGVGGRGW; from the coding sequence ATGTTCGCTCTTCTTCCAGGAGAACGTGTGCGAATATCAGCAGTGTTCGAAACAACTGAAGTTGATTTAGCTGGTCCTTTGGTTCTGCGAAATTGTGACAAAGTTTGGATTGCAATCTTCACGTGTGCCGTGCACCGTGCAGTACATTTCGAACTTGTTTCGGACATCTCCACACAAAGTTTTCCTCTCGCATTGAGACGATTCCTTTCACGTCAGGGTCGAGTAAAATCAATCTATTCAGATAATGGCACAAACAACGAACTGAAAAGTATAGACTGGGATGTCATCATTGCTCACTcagatttgagaaaaatatcCTGGCATTTCAACCCACCTACTGCTGCTTGGTGGGGGGTTGGTGGGAGAGGGTGGTAA